The DNA region ATGGGGTTTACCAGCGCCGCCCGGTCTCCCGGGAGCCTGGTGCGCTCTTACCGCACCGTTTCACCCTCACCACCCCCGCCCGCGCCCGGGCCCTGCGTTCTTCACGCTGGGGATGGCGGTCTCGTTTCTGTGGCACTGTCCTTCGGCTTCGCCGCCTTCCGCGTGACGTGGCGCTCACGCGGGCGCTTTGGCTCGCCGACCAGCCGTTAGCTGGCATCCTGCCCTGCGGTGCCCGGACTTTCCTCACCCTGCCCTACCGTTAGGAGTGGCAGGGCGCGACCGTGGACCCCCCCGCACGGGAAGTGTAGCAGGGGTGAGTGGTCAGTGGTGAGGGGGAAAGCGCGGCAAAAGCTGGGGCTCGGGCCCATGCTCCACTGACCACGAACCACTTCCCACTCACCTGTTACCCCCACCGCTCCAGCGTCTCCCGCTCCGCCCGCTCCCACAGGCGGCGGGGCACCTCGGCGGGGTGGAGGAGATCGTGGAGATCACGCTCGGAGAGTTCGCGGTACTCGCCGGGGTCGAGATCGCCGAGCCACAACCCGCCCACCCGCAGGCGCAGCAATCGGGCGACGGGGTGCCCCAGGGCCTCCAGCATCCGGCGCACCTGGCGGTTGCGGCCCTCGCCGAGGGTGACCAGGGCGCCGCCGGGGACAGGGCGAGCGTCCAGAGCGCGGGCGGGGCCGTCGTCCAGCTCGATGCCGTCCACGAGGCGCCGCAGCTCGGCGTCGCTGGGGTCGTCCTCCCCCACCGTCCAGGCGCGGTACACCTTCTCGTGGCCGTAGCGGGGGTGGGTGAGGGTGAGGGTGAGGTCGCCGTCGGTGGTGAGGAGCAGCAGGCCCTCGGAGTCCTTGTCGAGGCGGCCGACCGGGTGGAGGCCGGGCACCGGGGGCATGGCGGAGAGAACATTGCGCCGCCCGTACTCGTCGCGGGCAGTCGTGACGTACCCGGCGGGCTTGTGGAGCAGGAAGGTGACCTTCTCCAGGGCGGCGGTCTCGATCAACGCCCCGTCCACCCGCACCTCGTCGCCGGGGGTGACGGTGCGGCCGAGCGTGGCGACCTCCCCGTTCACGGTGACGCGGCCCGCCGTGATCAGGTCCTCGGCGGCGCGACGCGAGGCGACCCCGGCCCGCGCGAGGCGTTTCTGGAGCCGCTCGGCCTCCCCCGTCACAGGCGGCTCCGGTGGGGGGGCACGGCGAGGAGCCCCACCACCGCGAGCAGGGTCAGGGCGAGCGACAGGGCGAGCATCGCGGTGCGGATGGGGGCGGGCAGGGTGTCCTGAAGGCGCAGCGCGGGCGGCACGAGCGCGGCGACGGTGAGGAGGTTCCCGGCGGCGAGGGGGAAGACCGAGCCCTCGTCGGCGCGGACGCCCGACACGAGCAGGAAGGCTCCCCAGGCGGTGATCACCCCGCCCGCCACCCGCGCCAGCCACAGGGGCGAGACTCCCAGCAGGGTCGCCGCCGAGGGGGAAAGGAAGTACAGGAACAATCCGACTGGCAAGAACACCAGCGCGGTCAACCAGAACGCGGCCCGCAACACGCCCGTCAGTGTACGCGGGGGAGCCGGGCTCAGCCTGCCGCCGCGTCCGCCCGCTCCTCCCCCCGGCGCCGCAGCCACGGCAGGGCCGCGAGGGCCCCCAGCACACAGCCCAGCCCCGACAGGGCGATCACCCACTCCGCCCGCAGCCCGATCAGCAGCAGGCCGCCCAGCGCGGTCCCCAGGGGCGCCGCCGGGCCGAGCAGCATCGCCCGCACGCCGAAGAGACGCCCGTGTTCCCCGGAGGGCACCCCGCGCTGAAGCAGGGTAGTTTCGAGCGCCGTGTACGGTCCCCAGATCAGCCCGCCCGCGAACATCACCGCCAGCGCGGGGGCGACGCCCGGCGTGAGGGAGAGCCCTACCACCGCCACCCCCCACAGCGCCATGATGCCCGCGAGCGTCAGGCTGACCGGAAAGGCCCGCCCGAGAGGACCGACGAGCAGGGTCCCGAAGAGGCTCCCCACCCCCAGCGCCGACCATAGCGCCCCGTACCCCTGCGGCCCGGTGCCGAGGCTCTCCCGGGCGAACACGGCAACGCCGCCTCCAGCGGTCCGTAGACGAAGTAGAAGAGCGTGGTCAGGCCGAGCGTCGCCAGCACGGCGGGGGTCCAGCGCGGGCGGCGGGCGGCCCCCCTGCAGTCCTCGGCCCGTCCACCCCGGGGCAGGCGCGGCAAGCCCCGCAGGGCCCACGCCATGAACACGAAGGTCAGGGCGTCCACGAGCAGGGCACGCGGCGCTCCCCACGCCGCCACGAGCAGCCCCGCGAGCGCCGGGCCGAGGACGGTGGGCACCTGGGTCGTGAGCCCGTACACGGCGTTGCCCTGCTCCAACTCGTCGTCGGGGAGGAGGACGGGCACGAAGAGTCGCGCGCCGATCCCCGTGGCGGGGGCGAGGGCGCCCATGAGAAGCGCCACCCCGAAGACCATCCACAGTTCCAGTGTCCCCAGGGCGTCCAGGAGCGGGATCAGGCCGATGAGTCCGGCCCGGGCGAGGTTGTCGAGTCGCATCAGGGACGCGGGCTGCCGCCGGTCGAGGGCCCGCCCCCACAGCGGACCCGTGACGACGGCGGGAAGCGCGAAGCACAGCAGCAGGACTCCCACCGCCGCCCCGCCGCCTTCGCGCTCCAGCACGAACCACGTCAGGGCGAGCCAGCTCAGCGTGTCCCCCAGCCCCGAGACGAGCGCCCCGAGCCACAGCCGCGCGAAGGTGGGGCGGGTTCGGAGGACTTCGAAAAGGGAGACGCGGGACATGGGGGCCCAGTATGACGGGGGACGCGGCGGCGGACAGGAGCGGCGGCACGGCCTACTCGCCCCTGCTACCCTGCCTCCCATGCCGGTGATCGCCGTGGACAAACCCCTGGGCCTGACCTCGCACGACGTGGTGAACCGGGCCCGGCGTGCGCTGGGCACCCGGCGGGTGGGCCACACGGGCACCCTCGACCCGCTGGCGACCGGGGTCCTCGTCCTGTGCGTGGACGACTCCACCAAGCTCGTGCAATTCATGGAGGCCGATTCCAAGGACTACCTCGCCTGGATCGCGCTCGGTGGCGCCTCCCCCACCCTC from Deinococcus aetherius includes:
- a CDS encoding pseudouridine synthase: MTGEAERLQKRLARAGVASRRAAEDLITAGRVTVNGEVATLGRTVTPGDEVRVDGALIETAALEKVTFLLHKPAGYVTTARDEYGRRNVLSAMPPVPGLHPVGRLDKDSEGLLLLTTDGDLTLTLTHPRYGHEKVYRAWTVGEDDPSDAELRRLVDGIELDDGPARALDARPVPGGALVTLGEGRNRQVRRMLEALGHPVARLLRLRVGGLWLGDLDPGEYRELSERDLHDLLHPAEVPRRLWERAERETLERWG
- a CDS encoding MFS transporter is translated as MGSLFGTLLVGPLGRAFPVSLTLAGIMALWGVAVVGLSLTPGVAPALAVMFAGGLIWGPYTALETTLLQRGVPSGEHGRLFGVRAMLLGPAAPLGTALGGLLLIGLRAEWVIALSGLGCVLGALAALPWLRRRGEERADAAAG
- a CDS encoding MFS transporter; the protein is MSRVSLFEVLRTRPTFARLWLGALVSGLGDTLSWLALTWFVLEREGGGAAVGVLLLCFALPAVVTGPLWGRALDRRQPASLMRLDNLARAGLIGLIPLLDALGTLELWMVFGVALLMGALAPATGIGARLFVPVLLPDDELEQGNAVYGLTTQVPTVLGPALAGLLVAAWGAPRALLVDALTFVFMAWALRGLPRLPRGGRAEDCRGAARRPRWTPAVLATLGLTTLFYFVYGPLEAALPCSPGRASAPGRRGTGRYGRRWGWGASSGPCSSVLSGGPFRSA